The nucleotide window ACTCTTTGCCAGCGGCTATCTGCGCGGGCATCTGACGCTGGCGGTGGCCGAAATTGAACAGAAGGGTGAACATACGCCGGAAGCACTGCAGATTCAGGTGCAACAGAGCCTGCAAAACGCTATCCACGCCGGTGAACTGTCGCCGCGCGATCAGGCGCTGGTGATCGGCATGTGGGATAATCTCTTCCTGCAGGCCCGTAAGCCAGTCTGAGAACCGGGCGGCCGCCGTGCCGCCTGGCTTCTTCAGCCGCGCCCTTTCAGAGCGCGCTTTTCACCGCTTTTCCCTTCAACAGCTTTCTTACCCAGTA belongs to Erwinia pyri and includes:
- a CDS encoding YfcL family protein, with amino-acid sequence MIDEFEARILALIDEMVESASDDELFASGYLRGHLTLAVAEIEQKGEHTPEALQIQVQQSLQNAIHAGELSPRDQALVIGMWDNLFLQARKPV